From the genome of Camarhynchus parvulus chromosome 4, STF_HiC, whole genome shotgun sequence:
TTTTATCAGGATGAAGTGAATTATTTATATGCTTGTCCACATATATAGAAGTGATTACACTGTAATATTAATAGgagaaaaagtaattaattttgcaGCCACAGATTGTTTTGACTTCATTGCTTTGAGAACATGTGAAGCATAAATCACATCTTGTTACAAATTAGTGTTCAAGACTGTTTGTATCTGAAACATTGGCACTGATTAGAAGAGAACTTCCTTCTGTATGTCAGGAATTTCCATGCTAgcttaaaaattcttttatttaaaaacagactAGTAGTTCTGTGTTTCTAGTAACCGTCCTAGTCACATTCTGTTTCCCTGCTATTCATATGTGAATGGAACTTGCATGTTTCATGATATCTTGTCTTGAGTTGAGGGCTATATATGAACTGAAATCATACTCTGCTGCTCAGTTCTGTTATCAAGTATCTTGTTTGGCTTATAAATATGTTTCTTAAGTGTAAAATTTTTCATGACATGGGAGAAATACCATAAACTCTTCAGGTTTTGATACATAGCAGGTAATTACACAAATTTGGGAACGTTTTGAATGACAGCAAATGTTAAAGGATTATTTGATTTGGTATGTTTTAGAGTTATTGGTTGTATATACAGAATACAATCAGTGATATATTGAGAGTAAACTTGCACTCTAATTCAGCTGTAGTCCACTAATAGTTCAATTATTAGTTCATTGTATTTCAGTGATCATTGCATCTTAATTGActtaatgttttgctttttattctttagtGCTGCAAGCTGATCGCCTAAGAACATGGAATATAATATGGATGCAGATGCTTGAACATAATTTCTTCTGTACTCTGCAGATTGGTAGCTTGAATCATTGATTGATAAGAAATTATACACAGGACTAATACCAAGGAAATATTCTGTCTGTTCATGTTGGGTTTAATGAAAATGATGCAGAGTTGCTTCATCTGAAATGCAGttgaaaaaaatgagggaaatttTACCAAGATTGTACTCTGGCCaaattaatgataaaaataattctttaactACATCCCCAAAGCAATCTGATGATAAAATAAATCTATCAAAAGGGGCAGATGACCAAAACTGCTGTTACCAAGGAACTGAGGCTGAGAACAATAAGTTGTCACTGATAAGCTGTATAAAGTGcagaaatgttcagaaaatTTCAATGCAAGATATAGAGAAGCATAAGAAGCTTGAGTGGACTGAAGACAGAAATTTCATCTGCAAGAAGTGCAGTCATATTAAACCACCAGCTTTCGATTTTGTTCCTGAAGGTGCCAATGCTGCAGACTatgaaaaacatgaaagaaaaaccccaagtaAAACCCAGAAAACGTTTAAGGTAAAAAATTTTCTGCCAGGCAAATACTACTGTgataaatgcagattttcaaCAAAGGATCCTTTACAGTATAAAAAGCACGTAGGGCAACATGAGGAAATTAAGTTTCTTTGTTCCCACTGTAGTTATGTATCCTACACCAAAGGAGAATTCCAGAGACATTTGGTGAAGCACACTGGAACCTTTCCATATCAGTGTGAGTACTGTGAATATGGTGCTGTTAGACATGACTATATAGTTAAACATACGAGAAGAGTACATGAAGCACCCAGAAAACGCCTGTCAAATACTCTCTTGAACCACAAGCAAAAGAAGCAGAATCAAAGCACTTTatgtaaaaagcagaaatacaataaaattcCTTTCCAAAATGAACTTTCAAATTTGTCTTCAAATATGGTTTGTGAGATTCCAAGTAAAGCAACTAAAACAGTCTGCTCATCTCAAAATGTAGAATGTAGCATAAACACATCATCAGTCCAGGATAAGACAATATTGGAACCATCTGAAATGAGTGTATGCGAGAATCAAAGTGTGGAGGTTGAGGTTTATTCTCCAAAAACAGAGCCTTTACAACCTGGGATGCCTTTAACAGTAATTGCACCATCTGAACTTGTAGTTCCTTCCAACTGTTTAGCTCAGATAGTAGAGCTAAAAATAGTGAATGGAGCACAACAACTGGTTCTTAAACTAATTCCTATGAAAGAAGCAACTTACAAACCTGTGAACTGTGCAGAAGAGGAACTTGAGAATCAAGGTATAGAAGGATCTGAAGAAGTAAAGAAAACACCTTCAGTCTGTCAAAATGAGTTACTAACTATGGAAGTGAATGTAAACAAATTATCCAGTGTTAGTAACCAGCTTAATTTGGATAGTACATATGACAAGAATTCTGAATGTTTTTGTTCTTCTGATTCTCAGCTCTCAGCCTATAGCTCTGTATCTGTACAGAGGGAAGATACATCAAAATTATGCTTTCATTTGGTGAAAGGTATTGATGTCCATTCAGGTGTTATAGAACTTTGTTCTCAATCTCTGGTGAAGAacagtgctgaaaaaaaaagtgatcttAAATCCTCAAGGGGGAAAgtagatggaaaaaataacttACATAGTGATCTGTACTGTTATGAAGAAGGCAAAGATACATACCGTCCAAAATATCGCTTCTGTTTCTGAAGGTAAAAGTTCCAAGAATGTTTCAGTAGAAGCTGCTCAGGAGGGCAAAAAGTTTTCTGCTGTCCATAAAGAAAAGGATACATTGTCTGTGAAGAGGGTTGACCAAGAACATAGGAGTCTACCAGTCAGCTCTACTGAAGCACATATAGCTGGAAAGGGTTTTGATAAAAAATTTATTACATCttctgaaggaggaaaaaacttCCACATTACTAAAACTCCAGCTTTTGAGGATATAACATCTGGCTTGAGCAAAGTAAAGAGAACTGAAACCATAAGCCAAAAGAGTAGTCATCTTCTGGAATCACTTGAACTAcagaagatggaaaataaagGCAGTCCTTTTGAAGGACCTGTTAtttcatctgtattttctctTAGCTCTGGGACTGAAAATGTTCCAGAGGATGTCAGATGGGATGACACAACACACAGGAAGAAATCAGCAACATTGCTGTGTAGAAAGATTGCTCAACTCATGTCTGCTGCTGAACCTAACATGAAATCCATGCCCTTGAGATGTCAGGCTTCTAGTAAGAAGTTGCTTTTGCCTCAAGAAAGTTCAGGAAGCTGTGAGGGAGCTGTTTGTGCCACGGAAGTGGAACAACCTGCGACTTTGTCTGAAGCACATGGTGGAAGAAGTGTGATTAGTGAAGAACACAGTGAAGATCAGCTCCTTACATTTGCAAGAACTTCTAAAAACAGGGTAACTAAAAATTCCCATGTTGCTACCCCAGTGTTTATCCCCAAAGGGACAATGCTGAGAGTGCTGAATGCTACTAGCAGTCAAAGCTCATATGGAATAGAAAACAAGGGTGAAACATCAGCTCCTGTGCATCGCAATGAAATGTTTCTGCCTCGTCCAGTCCCCGTCAGTGTTTCTGAGGCACTCAGCAGTAATTTCCCATGTTTGCCTAATCAGAGTGAACCAAGTGCTGAGTCCCAAACTATATCACTCAGGCAACGACCAAAGCGAGAGGCAAGTGCTAAAAATAACAGCAAGCAAACTAGTGTagcatttcagaaaagcagtGATGTGAGCAAGCAAAGCAAGCCTTATtcaaaaagtcccaaaaataAGGCAAGACAAACAAGCTTCAGAGAACTTCCTAAGAGGAAAACAAGAGCTCAGTCAGAAACCACTTCAAGTTCTGATATGTCATACCTGTTGACAGCAAGGCGTCTTcgacttcttcctctgaaaacGAATCAGTTGATAAAATGCCCTCGTCGTAATCAGCCAGTTGTGGTATTAAACCATCCTGATGTTGATTCACCAGAGATAATTAATGTCATGAAGACTATCAACAAGTATAAAGGTCAGGTCCTGAAAGTAGTTCTGTCAGAAAGGACGAGTAGTTGTCTTGGTGTCAAACGTTATCGAAAGCGTCTTACTCTTCAGAATGCTGAGACAGGAAACCAAGCAAAAAAGCGGAGTATGCTAAAAATGAAGCTAAAAAAGACCCACAAAAACAACTACCAAGTGGTGGAAACTTCACCAGCTGAAGCACTTCGGTGTCTCTTTAAGTGTTGGTTTTGTGGGAGAGTATATATGGACCAAGAAGAATGGATAAGTCATGGACAGAGACACTTAATAGAGGCAACCAAGGGCTGGGATGTTCTTTCTCTTCAAGCAAAAAAACGTTAAGTGAGAGCCTAGGGGAGGTTCCCCTCTTGCTTTTAATGAGTGACACTAACTTGCTTGAAATGGAGGCTGGAAATAACTGCTTTATTTTGCCAAAAGTCCTCTGCTGTTAGCAAAGTGAAGGAGGAAGTAGAGGTACAGAGAGATAGAGAAGCTGATAGTGAGGATTAAGCACCACTTTGCACTCTTGTGATTGAAATTTGTATTGGTGGTCAGCTTCATCTGTTCCATAGGAGAAATTTGAAGAAGATTTGCTATGCAAACATCTTTCTAATTACCTTAGGATACTGTGCTGTACGTGGTTTGTGCTAGGTCTGTATGGATTAAAATCTTAGATGATGAGATCTTTGTTAAATTTACAGGATTTAGTTTGCTTTATTACAGCATGGTGTTTCAAAGATCGAGCACATCGGTATGGAAATGCACTTTTGGTCCTCCATGGACAGCAAGTGTAAGTCATAGGTTTTAGTGGCAAATTAAGCACTAcacataaaaagtaaaatttaaatgcaagtgctgtgtttcagtgaaataaaaacatgtcTGCTGACTTCAGAGGAGGTACAGGggtgtaaatgaaaaaaatctgtggaatCAGTTACTCCTGCCTAGGTCAGATAGcacaaaaaatttaatttagtttagtACTGAGTCTTTACGTAGACTGTATTGTGTAGATGAGAGGGAGCAGAACACTGTGAGGATTCTGTGCCATCAAGCCAGAAATACCTTCAGGCTTGGGCTGATAGTGAAAAGCGCTTCTCTAAATGGCCTCAAGGCTGTTCTAAAATAGTATTAGCCAAACATAAACTCTATACCACCTTGTGTGTGATAGAAGCATTTACAGACTCAGTATTTGGTTAGAACTCTAGTTGGTGAGCTGATTTACTAGGGAGCTTGTTGAAGACTCTTCAAACTGAAAAGCCACATTGCACAGCTTTTACATGACAGTGTTGAACCAGATTTTCAGTGCAATCTTTCATCGTATTTAAGAATTTAGATGTtgttacaatttattttttgtaggCCTCAAATTCATACAAGCATGTGCCTAGTTACAGATTATGTCTGATACGTACTGACTTCAGTGCAGTGTAAACATTGCTCAGTTGCTTAAACACTTCTCTAAATCAGGGCCAAATGACAGCTTTTTAGTAAAAAAGAGGGATGGATGACACTGAAGTTACTGTTTCTGTAT
Proteins encoded in this window:
- the ZNF518B gene encoding LOW QUALITY PROTEIN: zinc finger protein 518B (The sequence of the model RefSeq protein was modified relative to this genomic sequence to represent the inferred CDS: deleted 1 base in 1 codon), which codes for MQLKKMREILPRLYSGQINDKNNSLTTSPKQSDDKINLSKGADDQNCCYQGTEAENNKLSLISCIKCRNVQKISMQDIEKHKKLEWTEDRNFICKKCSHIKPPAFDFVPEGANAADYEKHERKTPSKTQKTFKVKNFLPGKYYCDKCRFSTKDPLQYKKHVGQHEEIKFLCSHCSYVSYTKGEFQRHLVKHTGTFPYQCEYCEYGAVRHDYIVKHTRRVHEAPRKRLSNTLLNHKQKKQNQSTLCKKQKYNKIPFQNELSNLSSNMVCEIPSKATKTVCSSQNVECSINTSSVQDKTILEPSEMSVCENQSVEVEVYSPKTEPLQPGMPLTVIAPSELVVPSNCLAQIVELKIVNGAQQLVLKLIPMKEATYKPVNCAEEELENQGIEGSEEVKKTPSVCQNELLTMEVNVNKLSSVSNQLNLDSTYDKNSECFCSSDSQLSAYSSVSVQREDTSKLCFHLVKGIDVHSGVIELCSQSLVKNSAEKKSDLKSSRGKVDGKNNLHSDLYCYEEGKDTYRPKIASVSEGKSSKNVSVEAAQEGKKFSAVHKEKDTLSVKRVDQEHRSLPVSSTEAHIAGKGFDKKFITSSEGGKNFHITKTPAFEDITSGLSKVKRTETISQKSSHLLESLELQKMENKGSPFEGPVISSVFSLSSGTENVPEDVRWDDTTHRKKSATLLCRKIAQLMSAAEPNMKSMPLRCQASSKKLLLPQESSGSCEGAVCATEVEQPATLSEAHGGRSVISEEHSEDQLLTFARTSKNRVTKNSHVATPVFIPKGTMLRVLNATSSQSSYGIENKGETSAPVHRNEMFLPRPVPVSVSEALSSNFPCLPNQSEPSAESQTISLRQRPKREASAKNNSKQTSVAFQKSSDVSKQSKPYSKSPKNKARQTSFRELPKRKTRAQSETTSSSDMSYLLTARRLRLLPLKTNQLIKCPRRNQPVVVLNHPDVDSPEIINVMKTINKYKGQVLKVVLSERTSSCLGVKRYRKRLTLQNAETGNQAKKRSMLKMKLKKTHKNNYQVVETSPAEALRCLFKCWFCGRVYMDQEEWISHGQRHLIEATKGWDVLSLQAKKR